The DNA segment GCTGAGAAAGCAGTCCTCAGGCGCAATATTACCTTCGATATTCACGAAACTGAGCACTCGCCCAGGCTCATTATGCGCAAGCATCAAACCGGTCAGGCCCCCCATTGAGTGCCCTACCAGGTGAAACCGGTCGATACCGAAATGTTTCAGGACCACTTCCGCCGTTCTGACCAACAACGCAATGCCGACGCGCGCGAGATCGTGGCACTCAGTCGCGCCGCAACCAGGCGCATCGTAGGCAATGAAGGGATGGCCTTCGAACGCGGGTTGCAAAGTGATATCTGCGTAATCTTCCTTGGTGGAGCCAAAACCGTGCAGGAACAGGATCGGCGTTTTGGGCCCCGATCGGTGTATGACCGCTAAATCAATCTGCACACCGTCGATGTTCAGCGGTAATTTTTCGTGAGTGAAACGAGCGGAATAAGCCACGGTCATTGTTCCTGTTTATAGACCGGCTCATAGTGAACCCGACCGGCTATTTGTAAAATACGAAAACAGTAAGCTTGTCATATCCTCAAGCTATGGCTGAACGTTGCTTGGCCAGATCAATGACCGCCTCAACTAACGGGTTGTTATGCCCGGCGTGCCAGGCAATAGCGGTTGTAACCACTTTCACTTCCGGGTCGAGGGGGCGAACCAGCACGTTGTTGGGGGCAAGTTTGCCCATTGACGCTGGCACCAATGCGACGCCCTGCCCACAACTGACAAACGCTACCTGAGTAGCAACAGAACGAACTTGATGCACAATGCGTGGAGCAAACCCACTGGCTTTGCACAGCCCTACCAGATAGTCAAAATACACCGGGCTCACATCCCTTGAAGCCATGACCAGTGTTTCGTCAGCCAGTGCCGACAGCCCGATTGCTTCGTGCGCAGCGAGCGGATGATCGTTAGGTAGCGCCACTGCCAGCCGCTCTTCAGCCAACGGTATCGACTGTAGATGCCGGCCCAGATTTCCTTCCAGACGTGCCAAAGCGACGTCAATGTCCCCCGCCTCCAACGCTGGAACTGCATCGGCACTGTCAATCTCGCGTATCGATACGGTGATCAACGGATGATCTTGCTTGAACCGCTCGATTAAAGGCGGCAGCACGTCAATCATTGCCGAGGTGATGGCGCCAATTGTGAGCACCCCAGCGTGCCCGGCGACGGCTTCATGGACCGCAAGCTCGAGTCGTTCCAGCTGCTCCGCAAATTTGCGGACGGCAGGAAGGATTGCACTTCCGGCGGCTGTCAATTGTGCGCCGCGACGAGAGCGGGTGAACAACTGCACACGCAACGACTGTTCAAGTGCCTGGATCTGCTCGGTCAAGGGTGGCTGTGACATGCCCAGACGTTTGGCGGCGCGGCTGAAATTCTGGTCCTCGGCGACGGCCAGGAACAACCACAAATGGCGTATCAGACGGAAGTTGATCACGATTAGCTTCCATAGGTTTAGGATATGACAAGGTTAGCTTCTTAGTAATATACGTATGAAAAAGGTTTGCTGATACTCGTGTCTCACCTACACGAGGTCTGCAACCGATGAGCTTGAAAGCCCCGCTTGATCGCCTGGCAGCGTTGGATACCAACACGATTTCCGATGCTCTGGATTTTTTGAACCTGCCCGGCGCTACCAACGGCCTGCACGCCCTGTGGAACTGCCCGAAAATCGTTGGCCGTGCCAGTACCGTGCAACTGGGTCCGAAGCAGGACAGTGCACCTACCGTTCACTTGATTACCCCGGTTATCGAGAAAGTCACCACTGACGACCGCGTCTTGGTGATTGCCGGTGGGGTCGCCGGCATTTCGAGCTGGGGCGACATCCTGGCCAATGCCGCCCAGCGCAAAGGGATCCGTGGTTCGGTCATCGATGGGTTCAGCCGTGACATCCGGGGCAGTGCCGATATTGGTTATCCGGTCTTTGGTCGTGGGATCACCATGATCAGTGCCCGCAATCGACTGATCCAGACTGACGCGGCTGTCAAAGTGCGCATGGCCGGGGTGGACGTCGACGAAGGCGATTATGTGATTGCTGATGAATGCGGCACGGTATTCATCCCGGCAGCGGCCATCGAAAAGGTACTGGAACTGGCCGAACGCATTGACCGACGCCAGGCCGGCATGGTCGAGGCCGTCCGCGCAGGCCGTTCTGTGGAAGAAGTCATGCATGACACCCAATTCGAAGCCATCAAGGTGGAGCACTGATATGAGCCTGACAGATAAAGAACTTGTGGCCTTGTTCGAAGGCCTGGACACCCCTGGCGTGTCCGACGCCATGGACAAACTGGGGCTTGCCGGTCAGGCATTCGATATTGCCCCGCTGGCCAACTACCCCCAGGTCATAGTGGGGCCGGCGTTCACGGTGCAGTACGTCAGTGCCAGCACGCCCCCAGGCACCGTGGGCGACTTCATTGACGACGTTGCCCCCGGAGATGTCGTGGTGATCGCCAATCAGGGGCGTACCGACTGCACCGTGTGGGGCGACATCATGACCCAGTACGCCTTGGCTCGTGGTATTGCCGGCACGGTCATTGATGGTGTGTGCCGAGACGTCAATAAGGCGCTCGGTGAAGGCTACCCATTGTTCAGCAAGGGCCGCTTTATGCGTACCGGAAAAGACCGTGTGGAAGTCGTTGCGGTCAACCAGCCGATTTCGGTGGGTAACGCACGGGTGTGCTCCCGCGATATCGTTGTGGCGGACGCCAATGGCGTTGTTATCGTGCCGCGCGCACATTGCCAGGAGGTTGCTGAAACCGCTCGCCGCATCGAACACATCGAAGCGCAGATCCGCGACCAGATCGCGAATGGCAAAAGTCTGAAAGAGGCTCGTGCCGCACTCGGTTACCACACGCTGCAGAGCAAACAACAATGAGCTTTCCACACCACTACCAGAACTTGACCAAGACCCTGGGCACTTCTCGCTTGTACCAGGCTTGGGACCTGCCCTGCGCTGTTGACCCGAAGATCGGTGCTGTCTGGAGCCTGGCATGAACATTGAGACCTTGAACCACAGGCTCGAAGCGGCGAAACCCTCTGCCACCTATAAAATCATCGACCGTGTGGCCGAACGCCGTGCCGAAGGCGCCACAATTATTTCACTGTGCGCCGGTGAGCCGGACTTCGATACGCCCGAGCACATTCGTGCTGCTGCGATCAACGCCATCAACGACGGCCACACTCGCTATACGCAGGTCGCAGGACTGCGTGCCCTTCGCGAAGCGATTGCACGTAAATACCGGTGCGAGAATGGCCTGACCGTCGAGTGGAACGATACTCTGGTGTGCAGTGGCGGCAAGCAGGTCATCTTCAATGCCCTGGCTGCGACCCTCAACGAGGGTGATGAGGTCATCATTCCCGCACCTTACTGGGTCAGTTACCCGGAGATGGTTCAGCTGTGCGGTGGTGAATCACGAGTTGTCGCTTGCGGTGCAGAGTCCGGCTTCAAGCTGACCCCGCAGGCGCTGGCGCAGTCCATCGGACCGAACACTCGCTGGCTGATCCTCAATTCGCCGTCCAACCCTACTGGCGCAGTCTATGACCAACATGAGTTGCAGGCGCTGGCTGATGTGCTGTTGGCCCACCCACAGGTGCTGGTGCTGGCTGATGACATCTATGAGCACCTGATATTCGATGGTCGCCAGTTCCAGACGCTGGCTCAAGTCGAGCCACGTCTTGCCGCACGTACACTGACCATGAACGGCGTCTCCAAAGCCTACGCCATGACTGGCTGGCGCATCGGCTTCGCCACCGGCCCGCGCTGGCTACTTGAAGCAATGGAAAAACTGCAGGGCCAGCAAACCTCCGGTGCCTGCTCTATCTCCCAGCACGCTGCCATCGCTGCACTGGACGGGCCAAAGGACTTCATTACCCACAGCCAGAAAGTCTTTCAGCGTCGCCGCGACTTCATGGTGGATCTGCTCAATCAGATACCGGGTATCAGTTGCCAATCGCCAGGCGGCGCTTTCTACGCGTTCGCCGACTGCACAGGGCTGATTGGCAAACGCTCGCAGGGCGGGCGTGAGTTGGTCGACGATGAAGCGGTAGCGCTCGCGCTACTGGAAGAAGCCAATGTGGCCGTCGTACACGGCAGTGCGTTCGGCCTGGCCGGATATCTGCGGATTGCCTACGCACTTGATGACCAATCGCTGCGTCAGGCTTGTCAGGCAGTTGGCAGTTTCTGCGAGAACGCACGGTAGCGGGTTTACCGGCGCGATCAATTCAATACCGGTCGCCAGACTCTTCAAAGCATGTGCCCTGCCCAGATTCCTTCACCCACCAGTTCGGCTGCTATATCGATGAAAGTCTGCCCCACGTAGCGGGTTGCAGGACTCACGTGGCGGTCCGCAGGCGTCACCAGCACCAACTTGCGCATGGGCGTCGGATCATTCAGCGGCGCTGCGCACAAAGCACCGCTTTTCAAATGGGCATAGATCGACGCCAGCGGCAGCGCAGTGAAGCCGAAACCATTTCGTACCAGGTCGATCATCGCGCCGAAGGAATCGGCCTCGACGCTGGTGGTTATCTTGAAACCGCGCTCCAGGGCACACTGGTCCATGATCTTGCGCAGCCCGTGGCGCGGGCTGGGCAACACCATCTGGCGCTGGGCGAGTTCGATGAAAGGCACTGCTGTGTCGGCATCAAGGCCCGCTTCGGGGGGGCCGACCAGCACCAGATTCTCCATCATGACCGGCTCGATGCGCAAAGTGGGTAACGGCTGCGGGTCATAGGAAATCGCCATTTCCAACTCGCCACGCTGCAACCAGTCGAGCAGGTAACCACTGAAAGCAGATGAGAAACGGATGGACAGATCGGCGTGGGTGTCGCGGATGCGCTTGACCAGCGGCACGGTGACAATTTCGGCAATCGTGGGGGTGGTGCCGATGGCGACCATGCCTCTGAACTCTGCCCGCCCGCCGGCGACGGAGGTACGGATAGACTCGATCTCGTCCATGATCCGGGTGGCGCGCTCCAGCACCTCCAGCCCGGCAGCGGTGATCTCCATACCGCGTCCATGCCGCTCGAATAAATAAACCCCAAGCTCCTTCTCAAGTTGGCGGATCTGGCGGCTCAACGCGGGTTGCGCCACGTGTAATCGGTCCGAGGCTTTGCTCAGGCTACCGAGCTCGGCCACATGAATGAGGGTTTTAAGCTGCACTACGTCCATTGACGGCCCACTGAGAAAGGAAAGGGGTTTGAAAACAAACGTCTGCGAACAGTTTAAACAGCGCTGTCGAGCATCATCTATAGAATTTGGGCATATCAGATAGTGCATTTACGCACCATCAGGGTATTCGATACGCCACCCCAGAGTTATGCCCGCTCGCTATAACAGCAGACCGTTACTCTATTGATGAGTTAAATCCGGTATCCGTGGGCCGCACCGAAAGCCAGGTTCAACGTCAAGCGCAAGCTATGCTTTTTGGGCATATCTCAAAGAGAAAAACGGTAGTCGTCCTACGGGCTAACCCACTCCATGATGTGGGAAAACAAAAGCAGCATTGTCCCGGGAGATACCCATGTCGTCGCAAGAAGCCGAACAACACTGGCAAGAGGACGTGTTTCGCGTTCTCAAGGCCCACGATGTCAAACACGTTGTATTCGTACCGGATGCGGGCCATTCGGCCGCGATCCGCATGTCCTATGCAGACCCCGATATCAAGGCGGTGGTCCTCACGACTGAAGAAGAAGGCATCGGTTATCTGGCCGGCGCCTGGCTGGGGGGCGAGCGCGGTGCCCTGCTGATGCAGTCCAGTGGTGTAGGCAACTGCATCAACACGCTGGCCCTGCAGAATTGCGCAGCCTTTCCTTTGCTGATGGTCGTGACCATGCGTGGCGACTGGGCGGAGTTCAACGCCTGGCAGAATCCTATGGGCCAGGCCACCGAAGCGTCGCTGAATCTGATGAAAGTCATGACCTGGCGTGCCGACAAGCCTGAAGACGTTGCGCCCCTGCTCCATGGTGCCGCCACCATGGCTTTTAATGGTGATGCCGCCACTGCCTTGCTGCTCGGTCAGCGCCTGATCGGAGAAAAGAAATGGGTCAAGTAAGCGCAAACCACGTGCTGTGCCGCCGCGAAGTGGTACGTACCCTGCTCGCCGACCGCCAGGACGTGCTGGTGGTCACCGGCCTGGGCTCCGCGTCCTATGACGTGATGGCCGCTGGCGACCATGACGGCAACTACTACCTCTGGGCGGCGATGGGCAGCGCCATCACCGTCGGCCTCGGTCTGGCCAACGCCCAGCCGGACAAGAGCGTCGTTGTGATCACCGGTGATGGCGAGCTGCTGATGGGCTTTGGCGCCTTGGCGACCGTATCGCTGCAACAGCCCAGGAACCTGACGATCGTTGTGCTCGACAACGGTCACTTTGGTGAGACCGGCATGCAGGTCAGCCACGCAGGCTTTGGCATCAAGCTTGATCAGGTCGCCAACACCTGCGGCTTCGCCTGGACCGATGAAATTCGCGACATGGACGGCGTCCACAGCCTGCGCGAACGGTTCGCCAATCGCGACGGCGTCAAGCTGGCCACTGTGAAAATCAAGGCAGAAAACCCGCCAAGAGTGCTGCCGCCACGCGACGGCCCTTACATCAAGAACCGCTTCCGAGCCGCCTTGGGCTTCAAGCCTCTCTGACCGAATGTTTGGGGTGGGGCTGGTGGCGAACCACGATGACGCCACGGGTCCCGCTCGCCCAGGAGACCAGTAATGACTGACGATTACAACAACCAGGAACTCAGTGCCATTCGTGAAGGCGTTCGCGCCCTTTGCAGCGATTTTCCTGCCGAATACTGGCGCAAGATCGACGAAGAAAAGGGCTTCCCCGAAACCTTCGTCAAAGCCATGACCGACGCCGGTTGGCTGTCGGCGATGATCCCCGAGGCGTTTGGCGGGTCTGGCCTTGGGCTTGCCGAAGCATCGGTGATTCTCGAAGAAGTGAACGCCTGCGGCGGCAACTCGGGCACCATCCATGGCCAGATGTACAACATGTTCACCCTGCTGCGTAACGGCACTGACGAGCAAAAACGCTACTACCTGCCGAAGCTGGCCAGCGGTGAGCTGCGGCTGCAATCGATGGGCGTGACCGAGCCGACCACCGGCACCGACACTACCAAGATCAAGACCACTGCCGTGCGCCGGGGCGACAAGTATGTGATCAATGGCCAGAAGGTCTGGATTTCGCGAGTCCAGCATTCGGACCTGATGATTCTGCTGGCGCGCACCACGCCTCTGGCCGAGGTCAAGAAAAAGTCCGAAGGCATGTCGATCTTCCTGGTCGACCTGCGCGAAGCCATCGGCAATGGCCTGACGGTCCAGCCGATTGCCAACATGGTCAACCATGAAACCAATGAGTTGTTCTTCGACAACCTGGAAATCCCGGCCAGCAGCCTGATCGGCGAGGAAGGCAAAGGTTTTCGCTACATTCTCGACGGCTTGAACGCCGAGCGCACCCTGATCGCAGCCGAGTGCATCGGTGACGGTCGCTGGTTCATCGAGAAATCCAGCCAGTATGCCCGCGACCGCGTCGTGTTTGGCCGCCCGATCGGCCAGAACCAGGGCGTGCAATTCCCGATCGCTGAAGCCCACATCGAAATCGAAGCCGCCGACCTGATGCGCTGGCGCG comes from the Pseudomonas sp. StFLB209 genome and includes:
- a CDS encoding acyl-CoA dehydrogenase family protein, which encodes MTDDYNNQELSAIREGVRALCSDFPAEYWRKIDEEKGFPETFVKAMTDAGWLSAMIPEAFGGSGLGLAEASVILEEVNACGGNSGTIHGQMYNMFTLLRNGTDEQKRYYLPKLASGELRLQSMGVTEPTTGTDTTKIKTTAVRRGDKYVINGQKVWISRVQHSDLMILLARTTPLAEVKKKSEGMSIFLVDLREAIGNGLTVQPIANMVNHETNELFFDNLEIPASSLIGEEGKGFRYILDGLNAERTLIAAECIGDGRWFIEKSSQYARDRVVFGRPIGQNQGVQFPIAEAHIEIEAADLMRWRACAEYDSGRNAGAAANMAKYLAAKASWEAANACLQTHGGFGFANEYDVERKFRETRLYQVAPISTNLILSYVAEHLLELPRSF
- a CDS encoding LysR family transcriptional regulator, producing the protein MINFRLIRHLWLFLAVAEDQNFSRAAKRLGMSQPPLTEQIQALEQSLRVQLFTRSRRGAQLTAAGSAILPAVRKFAEQLERLELAVHEAVAGHAGVLTIGAITSAMIDVLPPLIERFKQDHPLITVSIREIDSADAVPALEAGDIDVALARLEGNLGRHLQSIPLAEERLAVALPNDHPLAAHEAIGLSALADETLVMASRDVSPVYFDYLVGLCKASGFAPRIVHQVRSVATQVAFVSCGQGVALVPASMGKLAPNNVLVRPLDPEVKVVTTAIAWHAGHNNPLVEAVIDLAKQRSAIA
- a CDS encoding LysR family transcriptional regulator, which encodes MDVVQLKTLIHVAELGSLSKASDRLHVAQPALSRQIRQLEKELGVYLFERHGRGMEITAAGLEVLERATRIMDEIESIRTSVAGGRAEFRGMVAIGTTPTIAEIVTVPLVKRIRDTHADLSIRFSSAFSGYLLDWLQRGELEMAISYDPQPLPTLRIEPVMMENLVLVGPPEAGLDADTAVPFIELAQRQMVLPSPRHGLRKIMDQCALERGFKITTSVEADSFGAMIDLVRNGFGFTALPLASIYAHLKSGALCAAPLNDPTPMRKLVLVTPADRHVSPATRYVGQTFIDIAAELVGEGIWAGHML
- a CDS encoding RraA family protein, yielding MSLKAPLDRLAALDTNTISDALDFLNLPGATNGLHALWNCPKIVGRASTVQLGPKQDSAPTVHLITPVIEKVTTDDRVLVIAGGVAGISSWGDILANAAQRKGIRGSVIDGFSRDIRGSADIGYPVFGRGITMISARNRLIQTDAAVKVRMAGVDVDEGDYVIADECGTVFIPAAAIEKVLELAERIDRRQAGMVEAVRAGRSVEEVMHDTQFEAIKVEH
- a CDS encoding thiamine pyrophosphate-binding protein; amino-acid sequence: MSSQEAEQHWQEDVFRVLKAHDVKHVVFVPDAGHSAAIRMSYADPDIKAVVLTTEEEGIGYLAGAWLGGERGALLMQSSGVGNCINTLALQNCAAFPLLMVVTMRGDWAEFNAWQNPMGQATEASLNLMKVMTWRADKPEDVAPLLHGAATMAFNGDAATALLLGQRLIGEKKWVK
- a CDS encoding thiamine pyrophosphate-dependent enzyme, whose protein sequence is MGQVSANHVLCRREVVRTLLADRQDVLVVTGLGSASYDVMAAGDHDGNYYLWAAMGSAITVGLGLANAQPDKSVVVITGDGELLMGFGALATVSLQQPRNLTIVVLDNGHFGETGMQVSHAGFGIKLDQVANTCGFAWTDEIRDMDGVHSLRERFANRDGVKLATVKIKAENPPRVLPPRDGPYIKNRFRAALGFKPL
- a CDS encoding RraA family protein, which produces MSLTDKELVALFEGLDTPGVSDAMDKLGLAGQAFDIAPLANYPQVIVGPAFTVQYVSASTPPGTVGDFIDDVAPGDVVVIANQGRTDCTVWGDIMTQYALARGIAGTVIDGVCRDVNKALGEGYPLFSKGRFMRTGKDRVEVVAVNQPISVGNARVCSRDIVVADANGVVIVPRAHCQEVAETARRIEHIEAQIRDQIANGKSLKEARAALGYHTLQSKQQ
- a CDS encoding pyridoxal phosphate-dependent aminotransferase gives rise to the protein MNIETLNHRLEAAKPSATYKIIDRVAERRAEGATIISLCAGEPDFDTPEHIRAAAINAINDGHTRYTQVAGLRALREAIARKYRCENGLTVEWNDTLVCSGGKQVIFNALAATLNEGDEVIIPAPYWVSYPEMVQLCGGESRVVACGAESGFKLTPQALAQSIGPNTRWLILNSPSNPTGAVYDQHELQALADVLLAHPQVLVLADDIYEHLIFDGRQFQTLAQVEPRLAARTLTMNGVSKAYAMTGWRIGFATGPRWLLEAMEKLQGQQTSGACSISQHAAIAALDGPKDFITHSQKVFQRRRDFMVDLLNQIPGISCQSPGGAFYAFADCTGLIGKRSQGGRELVDDEAVALALLEEANVAVVHGSAFGLAGYLRIAYALDDQSLRQACQAVGSFCENAR
- a CDS encoding alpha/beta hydrolase — translated: MAYSARFTHEKLPLNIDGVQIDLAVIHRSGPKTPILFLHGFGSTKEDYADITLQPAFEGHPFIAYDAPGCGATECHDLARVGIALLVRTAEVVLKHFGIDRFHLVGHSMGGLTGLMLAHNEPGRVLSFVNIEGNIAPEDCFLSRQIHDHPREDDERFFHDFIERTRLAADPASALYAASLAHKVRPGAVRGIFESMVELSDNAGLMSKFLVLPFARQYMYGVSNSHLSYLADIAAQGVDLACIPECGHFPMYSNPTLMWQHIKRLQDRV